From Dermochelys coriacea isolate rDerCor1 chromosome 8, rDerCor1.pri.v4, whole genome shotgun sequence, the proteins below share one genomic window:
- the LOC119859945 gene encoding LOW QUALITY PROTEIN: uncharacterized protein C4orf54 homolog (The sequence of the model RefSeq protein was modified relative to this genomic sequence to represent the inferred CDS: inserted 1 base in 1 codon), whose protein sequence is MNKKRNTVQFSRPGQPPEPDGLSGEGTFSDSECKEAASEKNSHTPSQSQGDPLKDTSDSSVSSYHTALCSEGAESFKDCVESLEDKGDTLLTQPPDGDPDDESDLHRKNKTVPVSLPEWSPAGVKGLWPDASEDTAEQLHGTPSDFDKATWELPDKNSKGAGDICAAASMAVVHSALNRSQASGGSLTATAERTLSPQAGRERATSNQVCRYRGYLSAKEKQQVQMSITGPAKNSSAPGYSSRMGLATRQLQPGDGGSKYLDPPLRFNAPXPREMFLKACNMKGSRAPVISKASCPQYCAENSSAGSDSEEADNEVQKLTALSFRSLSCPHSGSLHMYSSSNRTSSSLSNSLSEDSNGMNRWSTRNELRKAEVVSQAKGSRQFPAGSQVPEKDPPSYSFGKDPLKCVEVALESADGKKGHSKKRTVPKRQIQLKQRDRNQMSFLRAGDCTAHQPFAAPRNNPNGRTISDEFRINYKQFMRTASLDDSYSKTRMAACLVKNVLTKKMQYEQRIRMEQKSMRGSSTSSVPSSVSTDLVGDFTEGKSSSLSKSDCSCSAEDLQSHSVSERSESMSQESTDTTRPTKGVVLNEEQRENVCKLKKAFNELNERLKSQEATQSKPLPILADGMNGDSGDSRKQVARERKEYWRARALFESKQAEVKGLGITPTFSKAQKPWPSLKQRAISKNKHTSWKEEKVPFKPKSLVVPRDPARNIFTSTTQEMKLIPQSKPEQQQKMLNGSRQLTPEGGAEEKRPAAVQSTKHSALILPTSCRSRSDEKSSPPEASRTQEAKKTENKGKGRIHQPRDVRKLVKNTYSLCFKSSDSFNIDQETNSGDSISLSTKESTATSPLFIHCTSVCRKGDVQTKTHSHGKNQEQQLNLDVSALSIPDQRASDLQHSATLNPITKPHLDGPASLTESKCTAVSESSMHITQIQSKKKVVAGNEEPQLKPENKQVHYERSELNVTPSSKATRKAPQMESQLNIKVNSSLSKHPHRTQADHFPAPTYSASNGRATKDSLTQANCNLLEKSEAVLFPSSASPKDTKNHTEINHNTARPGHFQEAHAHKEPEWPFQKHLSTEIISLTSRNSQDFSVSPKEENKVSELTKEGYRHLQPIKPTVTSTQTSHTNTPANNQSVNSSHQQKAQNKMFDAPRPLDSQVFVPATRMSPKCANSNAPLRSKEYSEGTRLPGVPSSAPSPPAGKLQDQRENWDHLNRQQAGNEQYFTATHAENANYLTIPVKAQKPEAAPKSLVPSHPDHTLVSSNVSIQPGREAPMSTMSNESPRPKAPEGKTATDHAVHDQPSHVQPHCRVNDSPNFLRKNNGVSPGSKSAPSPTRSFAPQPQAHRKMLVDPDSGKCYYMEPPRQPQLKMLYDPETGQYLEVLIPPVPLASHNRLYPSPFNPLVMNPGVYGPPYIPYPGFPGFPPPSVAMPSVHPNLPNQQPGQENTNVTEIFNPGPKDEAPPATQATDCNYMESLYYIPTGMNSSPSPNQPLFSPATSFSPSMLEKGPLFRM, encoded by the exons atgaataaaaaaagaaatactgtccAGTTCTCTAGGCCGGGGCAGCCCCCTGAGCCTGATGGATTAAGTGGGGAGGGGACCTTCAGTGACTCTGAATGCAAAGAAGCTGCTTCAGAAAAGAACAGCCACACACCTAGCCAGTCCCAAGGAGACCCCCTAAAGGACACATCGGACTCCTCTGTCTCCTCTTACCACACTGCTCTGTGCTCAGAGGGGGCTGAGAGTTTTAAGGACTGCGTGGAGTCTCTGGAAGACAAAGGGGACACTCTGTTAACCCAGCCGCCTGATGGTGACCCAGATGATGAAAGCGATCTGCATCGCAAGAACAAAACTGTACCGGTGAGCCTTCCTGAATGGAGCCCGGCTGGCGTGAAAGGGCTCtggccagatgcttctgaggacACAGCTGAGCAACTACATGGGACGCCAAGCGATTTTGACAAAGCCACATGGGAGCTGCCTGATAAGAACAGCAAAGGTGCTGGTGATATTTGTGCTGCTGCCTCTATGGCCGTAGTTCATTCAGCTTTAAATAGAAGCCAGGCTTCAGGGGGGAGTTTAACAGCCACAGCTGAGAGGACCTTGAGcccccaggcaggcagggagcgtgCTACAAGCAATCAAGTTTGCAGATACAGAGGCTACCTCAGTGCCAAGGAGAAGCAACAGGTTCAGATGTCAATCACAGGCCCTGCTAAGAATAGCTCTGCTCCAGGGTACAGCAGCAGGATGGGTCTAGCCACAAGACAGCTACAGCCTGGAGACGGTGGGTCTAAATATTTGGATCCACCTTTACGATTCAATGCAC AACCCAGGGAGATGTTCCTCAAAGCGTGCAATATGAAGGGTAGCAGAGCTCCTGTGATTAGCAAGGCCTCCTGCCCCCAGTATTGCGCTGAGAACTCCAGTGCTGGGAGCGACTCTGAAGAGGCTGATAATGAAGTTCAGAAGCTCACTGCTCTGTCGTTCCGGAGCCTCTCGTGCCCTCACAGTGGTTCCCTACATATGTACAGTTCTAGTAACAGGACATCATCTAGCTTGTCCAATTCCTTGTCCGAAGACAGTAATGGAATGAACAGGTGGTCAACACGTAATGAGCTGAGAAAAGCAGAGGTGGTCAGCCAGGCAAAGGGCAGCAGACAATTCCCTGCTGGCAGCCAAGTCCCAGAAAAAGATCCGCCCAGTTACTCATTCGGGAAGGACCCGCTCAAGTGTGTTGAAGTGGCGTTGGAAAGTGCCGACGGCAAAAAGGGCCACTCCAAAAAGAGGACTGTGCCCAAGAGGCAGATCCAGCTAAAGCAGAGAGACAGGAATCAGATGAGTTtcctcagagcaggggactgCACTGCTCATCAGCCCTTTGCAGCACCCAGGAACAACCCGAATGGCAGGACCATCAGCGATGAATTCAGGATAAACTACAAACAGTTTATGAGAACAGCGTCATTAGATGACTCGTACAGCAAAACCAGGATGGCCGCCTGCCTGGTGAAAAATGTGCTGACCAAGAAAATGCAGTATGAGCAGAGGATCAGAATGGAGCAGAAATCGATGAGGGGCAGCTCGACCTCTTCTGTACCATCCTCCGTAAGTACGGACCTCGTGGGGGATTTCACGGAAGGGAAGTCAAGTTCTCTGTCCAAGTCCGACTGCAGCTGTTCAGCTGAAGATCTGCAGAGTCATTCAGTGAGTGAAAGGTCTGAGTCAATGAGCCAAGAAAGCACCGATACCACGCGGCCTACCAAAGGGGTAGTGCTGAACGAGGAGCAAAGGGAAAATGTATGCAAGCTGAAAAAGGCATTCAATGAGCTGAATGAAAGACTGAAGTCTCAAGAAGCCACCCAGTCCAAGCCACTCCCCATCTTGGCAGATGGCATGAATGGGGATTCAGGTGACAGCAGGAAGCAGGTTgccagagagaggaaagaatACTGGAGAGCTCGTGCCCTGTTTGAATCCAAGCAGGCTGAGGTGAAAGGCTTGGGTATCACcccaacattttccaaagcacaAAAGCCATGGCCCAGTTTGAAGCAGCGAGCAATCAGCAAGAACAAGCACACATCATGGAAAGAGGAGAAGGTCCCTTTCAAGCCAAAAAGCTTGGTGGTGCCCAGGGATCCAGCCAGGAACATCTTCACGTCCACAACGCAGGAGATGAAACTGATCCCACAGAGCAAACCCGAGCAGCAACAGAAGATGCTGAATGGCTCCAGGCAGCTGACTCCGGAGGGAGGTGCCGAGGAGAAgaggccagcagcagtgcagagcacTAAGCATTCTGCTCTCATTTTGCCCACTTCCTGCAGATCACGCAGTGATGAGAAAAGTAGCCCCCCTGAAGCATCGCGCACTCAGGAGGCCAAGAAGACAGAGAATAAAGGGAAGGGGCGGATACATCAGCCCAGGGATGTCAGAAAGTTAGTTAAGAACACCTATAGCTTGTGCTTTAAATCTTCAGACAGCTTCAATATAGACCAAGAAACCAACAGTGGGGATAGCATAAGCCTATCAACAAAGGAGTCCACTGCAACCTCCCCTCTGTTTATACACTGTACCTCAGTGTGTCGCAAAGGTGATGTGCAAACGAAGACCCATTCACATGGAAAAAACCAGGAGCAGCAGCTGAACTTAGATGTGTCAGCGCTTTCCATACCAGATCAGAGAGCGAGTGACCTGCAACACAGTGCCACTTTAAACCCCATCACTAAGCCCCACCTGGATGGACCTGCCAGTCTTACTGAAAGCAAATGCACTGCAGTGAGTGAATCTTCAATGCATATCACTCAAATTCAGTCCAAGAAGAAGGTTGTAGCTGGGAATGAAGAACCCCAGCTAAAGCCTGAAAATAAACAAGTGCATTATGAGAGGAGTGAGCTAAATGTAACACCATCTTCCAAAGCCACGAGGAAGGCACCTCAGATGGAATCCCAGCTTAATATCAAAGTCAACAGTTCTCTTTCCAAGCATCCACACAGAACACAAGCTGACCACTTCCCTGCTCCAACTTACTCAGCTTCTAATGGAAGGGCTACGAAAGACTCATTGACACAAGCTAATTGCAACTTACTAGAAAAAAGTGAAGCTGTTCTGTTTCCATCTTCAGCGTCTCCTAAGGACACCAAGaaccacactgaaatcaatcacaACACTGCCAGGCCAGGTCATTTTCAGGAGGCTCACGCTCACAAGGAGCCTGAGTGGCCATTTCAGAAGCATTTATCCACTGAGATCATCTCATTGACATCTCGCAACAGTCAAGACTTTTCTGTCAgtccaaaagaagaaaacaaggtctCTGAACTGACCAAGGAAGGCTACAGACATCTACAGCCCATAAAGCCAACAGTGACAAGTACCCAAACATCCCACACAAACACGCCAGCAAACAATCAGTCTGTTAACAGTTCGCATCAGCAGAAGGCCCAGAACAAAATGTTTGATGCCCCCAGGCCGTTGGATAGCCAAGTGTTTGTGCCAGCAACCCGCATGTCTCCAAAGTGTGCCAATTCCAATGCCCCCTTGAGATCAAAGGAATACAGCGAAGGAACCAGACTACCAGGAGTTCCTTCTTCTGCACCATCGCCCCCAGCTGGAAAGCTCCAAGATCAGAGGGAGAATTGGGATCACTTGAACAGACAGCAGGCAGGAAATGAGCAATATTTCACAGCCACCCATGCTGAGAATGCCAACTATTTAACGATTCCTGTGAAAGCCCAGAAACCCGAAGCAGCTCCTAAGTCCTTGGTGCCCTCCCATCCAGACCACACTTTGGTCAGTTCCAATGTGTCCATCCAGCCAGGCAGGGAAGCACCCATGAGCACAATGAGCAATGAGTCTCCTCGGCCGAAAGCACCAGAGGGCAAGACAGCCACAGACCACGCTGTGCATGACCAGCCAAGCCATGTCCAGCCCCATTGCAGAGTCAACGACTCACCCAATTTCTTGAGGAAGAACAACGGCGTTTCACCAGGCAGTAAAAGTGCCCCTAGCCCCACCAGATCTTTtgctccccagccccaggctcacaGGAAAATGCTCGTTGATCCAGATAGCGGGAAGTGCTACTACATGGAACCTCCCAGACAGCCGCAGCTGAAAATGCTCTATGACCCAGAGACAGGCCAGTACCTTGAAGTGTTGATACCACCAGTCCCCTTGGCATCACATAATAGGCTTTACCCATCTCCTTTCAACCCATTGGTCATGAATCCAGGGGTTTATGGACCCCCCTACATACCATATCCGGGATTCCCAGGGTTTCCTCCTCCTTCTGTGGCTATGCCATCCGTCCATCCCAATCTGCCAAACCAACAGCCTGGTCAAGAAAATACAAATGTTACTGAAATCTTCAACCCTGGTCCAAAAGATGAAGCTCCACCAGCTACTCAAGCCACCGACTGCAACTACATGGAGAGTTTATATTATATTCCTACTGGGATGAATTCAAGTCCTAGCCCTAATCAGCCTTTGTTCTCCCCAGCTACAAGTTTCAGTCCTTCCATGCTGGAGAAAGGGCCCTTGTTCCGGATGTGA